One window from the genome of bacterium encodes:
- a CDS encoding glucose-6-phosphate isomerase (catalyzes the formation of D-fructose 6-phosphate from D-glucose 6-phosphate): protein MSLSLNTTNAYSARVGAHGVSTEQMDQLAPRMHEAIADLNRHHDMGTLEFLDLPYDMGAYLSSQQAAEHFHGIDNFVLAGIGGSALGPAAIFNALAHPLHNLLSWEERGGRSRFFVLDNVDPDQAWSLLDFCEPRDTVYNIISKSGATAETAAATLLIFDRLKKALGPQWKEHVVCTTDPRSGDLRKLCQEEGLPTLDLPTAVGGRFSVLSPVGLFPAFCLGFDVLQMLDGAAEMADRCLNDNLAENPAAQMAALLYLFDTAHKKPMHVMMSYANSAYLLADWFRQIWAESLGKAKDIDGKTVNVGPTPIKALGTTDQHSQVQLYIEGPHDKVFLFLEVEKFRTALPLPAIYPEVSSLNYLGGQSMNKLMAAEFAATREALARQQRPSLTIRFPRLDARSVGEFFMLLEVTTALAGSLYRINPFDQPGVELGKVLTYGLMGRKGFEEAADGI, encoded by the coding sequence ATGTCCCTATCTCTGAATACCACCAATGCCTACAGCGCCAGAGTGGGCGCGCACGGCGTGTCGACGGAGCAGATGGATCAGCTTGCGCCGCGAATGCACGAGGCGATTGCCGATCTGAACCGCCACCATGACATGGGCACCCTCGAGTTTCTCGATCTGCCTTATGACATGGGCGCGTATCTTTCCAGCCAGCAGGCGGCGGAGCATTTCCACGGTATCGATAATTTTGTGCTGGCCGGAATCGGCGGCTCGGCCCTCGGACCGGCGGCGATCTTCAATGCGCTGGCCCACCCGCTGCACAATCTGCTCTCATGGGAAGAGCGCGGTGGCCGCAGCCGGTTCTTTGTGCTGGACAATGTGGATCCGGACCAGGCCTGGAGCCTGCTGGATTTCTGCGAGCCGCGCGATACGGTGTACAACATTATCTCCAAAAGCGGCGCCACCGCCGAAACCGCCGCGGCCACGCTGCTGATTTTCGACCGCCTCAAAAAAGCTCTCGGTCCGCAGTGGAAAGAACACGTGGTCTGCACTACCGATCCGCGCTCGGGTGATCTGCGCAAGCTTTGTCAGGAAGAAGGATTGCCGACGCTGGATCTGCCGACGGCGGTGGGTGGGCGGTTCTCCGTGCTGAGTCCCGTTGGTCTGTTTCCCGCCTTCTGCCTGGGCTTCGACGTGTTGCAAATGCTGGATGGCGCGGCGGAAATGGCTGACCGCTGCCTGAATGATAACCTTGCCGAAAATCCCGCCGCGCAGATGGCCGCGCTGCTCTATCTGTTCGATACCGCGCACAAAAAGCCGATGCACGTGATGATGTCCTACGCCAACTCCGCCTATCTGCTGGCCGACTGGTTCCGCCAGATCTGGGCCGAATCGCTGGGCAAGGCCAAGGATATCGACGGCAAGACAGTCAATGTGGGACCGACGCCAATCAAGGCGCTGGGCACGACCGATCAGCACTCGCAGGTGCAGCTTTACATCGAAGGCCCGCACGACAAGGTGTTCCTGTTCCTCGAAGTGGAGAAGTTCCGCACCGCGCTGCCGTTGCCCGCCATCTATCCCGAAGTCTCCTCGCTGAACTATCTGGGCGGGCAGTCGATGAACAAGCTGATGGCCGCCGAATTCGCCGCCACGCGTGAGGCCCTTGCCCGTCAGCAGCGGCCTTCCCTTACCATCCGCTTCCCGCGCCTCGATGCCCGCAGCGTCGGCGAGTTCTTCATGCTGCTCGAAGTCACCACTGCCCTTGCCGGCTCCCTCTACCGCATCAACCCCTTCGACCAACCCGGCGTGGAATTAGGCAAAGTCCTGACGTATGGTTTGATGGGTAGGAAAGGATTTGAAGAGGCGGCGGACGGGATTTGA
- a CDS encoding acetate uptake transporter, giving the protein MRRRPHLNPHLPMSQTQDTTANPAPLGLLGFGMTTVLLNFHNAGFYGLSSMILGMGIWYGGVAQIIAGAMEWKKGNTFGTVAFTSYGLFWISLVAMFVMPKLGVADAPDATSRAAYLFMWGVFTLVMFVGTLRLNRALQVVFSSLTILFFLLAWGTIAENESIIHVAGWEGLFCGLSAIYTGLAQVLNEVYKKTVWPLGAK; this is encoded by the coding sequence ATGCGCCGTCGGCCACACCTCAACCCCCACCTTCCCATGTCCCAGACACAAGACACCACCGCCAATCCCGCACCGCTCGGTCTCTTAGGATTCGGCATGACCACCGTCCTGCTCAATTTTCACAATGCCGGTTTTTACGGTCTCAGTTCCATGATTTTAGGCATGGGAATCTGGTACGGCGGCGTGGCGCAGATTATCGCCGGCGCCATGGAATGGAAAAAGGGCAACACCTTCGGCACCGTCGCCTTCACGTCGTACGGACTGTTTTGGATTTCACTGGTCGCCATGTTTGTGATGCCCAAGCTGGGCGTGGCCGATGCGCCGGATGCCACCTCGCGCGCCGCGTATCTGTTCATGTGGGGAGTCTTCACGTTGGTGATGTTTGTCGGCACGCTGCGCCTGAACCGCGCGCTGCAGGTCGTCTTCAGTTCACTGACCATTCTATTCTTCCTGTTGGCCTGGGGCACCATCGCGGAAAATGAAAGCATTATCCACGTCGCCGGCTGGGAAGGCCTGTTCTGCGGCCTGTCCGCCATCTACACCGGCCTCGCGCAGGTGCTGAACGAAGTCTACAAAAAGACGGTGTGGCCGCTGGGAGCAAAGTAA
- a CDS encoding C25 family cysteine peptidase yields MLSALPSARKTPPAPPAAKTVNAEKSTAATRAALQLLRQEDGELTLEWKCPEIQLERDPVTHRIAAVMMNGADPCQKTGVPTLPQFTQLLDCLPGKVTAQVVDMEADTRLLGEMIATPEDIMVDAPPASDSTRGGQALDSPAERLSWSERASRTPLISGMWPPQVVSVQEAGVYRGHRLMSLNIFPVQVDAQRGVAHVVKRIKVRVTMPRNATAVSRIPDQASETDMLRKMLGQLAPTALATRMPEALEGRGASGRNRLDDFDPLHPRWKIIVSQRGIVRVTATDLRFAGCPVEQITAREVHLKNRGHEVPIYFSGEEDNRFDDGDYFDFYGIPNQQTYQSFSPSFYQDPWTNENVYWLSWGDGQPGLRLANEDGTYHPDWSPQQVHQISNVQTSLHFEADWKFDRLQASTSQFAQTLLANGPLGIHQDHWFWGTPIEGLSSRSFLAYLPFPATSGPEALYNVTVRACLQGYTFSDAEPMGNHRAIVYVNGRTAPGLQGGKITERDNFPVWKNQTPIILQTRPTDTAGVGITAGTLEQGNNVISVSLPGDGLAGANDKVMVNWFEIDYARAPRASYDGSIYFPFDTTRGDTYSFEIRGFATRNISVWKLDHARLTNVLVRRVNPADESPSWAARFQLISDGAYQMALFDDRYPQHPAAIVPETSNRDLRTLNGARYLIIYHDSFANDPAASPWLQRLDSLRRVTFDGSVDTIRVSQIYEQFNDGIVNPEAIRNFLKYAYEHWAVRPTHCCLVGDGVMENKYSGARQGDLISSLYTLTTQYGATAADMLFGCVSGPPWDILPDIAVGRISCRSATELESYVRKLIAYEDPSRTAYNSLYHCTMLAVADKKDAQFDFPGGYSEPTIQTMPDEINVSRVYLDSLPSGQGPNVLRDGFRNGAVLINYNGHGGGGVWSGTNLMDVAGVRQLNNRRAYPFITNFTCYVGAFDAINQADVLGEAFEFAQNNRLDPVGGIGVYSSTGVGWANAGRTMQQYLYDFCATVPGLTLGEIVQINKTRFWGRRVYNWAMGDYLAIGDSEYSMMMMMTLLGDPGVKLALPQQTWHDVHANTGLVHLGDTLRVSGTLPWDPAGQPTDVYLLPYNGAGLSYYLQHYRLPNGEDTAIVIPVQTSHVPALNLDLAFPQQVTTREFSNLPVPISAGLHTLQGHVVVYAVNQGSAGVQPQDAIGTLPLFLADSLTGLQVFSIQLLPLRNVQLGNIEGFIPNDSTFQVQVNLMNPGGIARVKARGVFRPAQGPVTLDTLDLVEQEPGLWRTPDLGPYSVYGGSYRMQFFVQPATGGEFVSTDDYNLTLEARNDYLLNSSAGVAPKPVAGKEPAYYVPLGSTNSAFTRNVDDLPVRMTAVHDCTYTDATHHTVHVVLDSIATTIHINNISAHAALFDTLIPTYFWPQFYRITLMVDPDNIVPEINESNNTYTTTLVMPNLFPATNALGTYMPRTTQSTAFHYFYKPGLADTIWLKVMPGSLPVDSTTLIYTAPRALSAGELAQLSYSGLSQTGSGLPDTLRDSVYVFRVTLADSSDALVPGGVANVSLNFSFVRDSLELSELALFERRDVATAWRKLDNLFLEGVHRDTTFSRGVRIISFAGKVSGTASDLGNFALFRYHDEQGPQIQISVDGMHFTPHSILPRHPQIFANLTDPSGIDRSAGKFGIILDGDTLPDGQIVWSDSLVSNAAMSALIRPNLDPGHHVLRVFATDNTGMADSTSVEFEVSGAFGIEWAINYPNPFPKTTTIAYLLTDVADNFVECKIFTVSGRYIRTVREVERAVANYREITWDGRDDRGNEVANGVYFARLRAKQGKTEVEKMVKLAKVR; encoded by the coding sequence GTGCTCAGCGCCCTGCCCTCCGCCCGCAAGACTCCCCCAGCTCCCCCTGCTGCCAAAACCGTCAACGCCGAAAAGTCCACCGCCGCTACCCGCGCTGCGTTGCAGCTTTTGCGGCAGGAAGACGGCGAATTGACGCTGGAATGGAAATGTCCGGAGATTCAGCTCGAACGTGACCCGGTGACGCACCGGATTGCCGCCGTCATGATGAACGGCGCGGATCCCTGCCAAAAAACCGGTGTCCCGACCCTGCCGCAATTTACCCAGCTTCTGGACTGTCTGCCCGGCAAAGTCACGGCACAAGTCGTCGATATGGAGGCCGACACGCGGCTGCTTGGCGAGATGATCGCCACTCCCGAGGACATTATGGTAGATGCGCCTCCGGCTTCGGACAGCACGCGCGGCGGACAGGCCCTCGACTCGCCCGCAGAACGACTGTCCTGGAGCGAGCGCGCCTCCCGCACGCCGCTGATTTCCGGCATGTGGCCGCCGCAGGTGGTCAGTGTACAGGAGGCCGGCGTTTACCGCGGCCACCGGCTGATGTCTCTGAATATTTTTCCCGTACAGGTGGACGCCCAGCGCGGCGTAGCGCACGTGGTCAAACGCATTAAGGTACGGGTGACCATGCCGCGTAATGCCACGGCCGTCAGCCGCATTCCCGATCAGGCGTCCGAAACCGACATGCTGCGCAAGATGCTCGGCCAGCTCGCGCCCACAGCACTGGCGACGCGCATGCCTGAAGCCCTTGAAGGACGCGGCGCGTCGGGGCGGAACCGCCTCGATGATTTCGACCCCTTGCATCCCCGCTGGAAGATCATCGTCAGCCAGCGCGGGATTGTGCGCGTGACCGCCACGGATCTGCGCTTTGCCGGATGTCCCGTCGAACAGATCACCGCGCGGGAAGTGCATCTCAAGAATCGCGGGCACGAAGTCCCCATCTACTTTTCCGGTGAAGAAGACAACCGGTTCGATGACGGCGATTATTTCGATTTCTACGGCATCCCCAATCAACAGACCTACCAGTCGTTCTCGCCGTCCTTTTATCAGGACCCGTGGACCAATGAGAATGTCTACTGGCTGTCGTGGGGAGACGGTCAGCCCGGTTTGCGGCTGGCCAATGAGGATGGAACCTATCATCCCGACTGGTCGCCGCAGCAGGTGCATCAGATCTCCAATGTCCAGACGTCCTTGCACTTCGAAGCCGACTGGAAGTTCGACCGCCTGCAGGCCAGCACCTCTCAGTTCGCTCAAACGTTGCTGGCAAACGGTCCTTTGGGAATCCACCAGGACCATTGGTTCTGGGGTACGCCGATTGAAGGCCTGAGTTCACGCAGTTTCCTGGCCTATCTTCCCTTTCCGGCCACGTCGGGCCCCGAGGCTCTGTACAATGTGACCGTGCGGGCCTGCCTGCAAGGGTATACCTTCTCGGACGCCGAGCCGATGGGCAACCACCGGGCCATTGTGTATGTCAATGGGCGGACGGCTCCCGGACTGCAGGGCGGTAAGATTACCGAGAGGGATAACTTTCCGGTATGGAAGAACCAGACGCCGATTATTTTGCAGACGCGTCCCACGGATACGGCGGGCGTCGGCATCACCGCCGGAACGCTGGAGCAGGGGAATAATGTCATTTCCGTGTCTCTTCCCGGCGATGGTCTGGCGGGCGCAAACGACAAGGTCATGGTCAACTGGTTCGAGATCGACTATGCCCGCGCGCCCCGTGCCTCTTACGACGGATCCATCTATTTCCCGTTCGATACAACTCGCGGCGACACCTATTCCTTTGAAATCCGCGGCTTTGCCACCCGCAACATTTCCGTCTGGAAGCTGGACCATGCGCGGCTTACCAATGTGCTGGTGCGGCGTGTCAATCCGGCGGATGAAAGCCCAAGCTGGGCGGCGCGCTTCCAACTGATCAGCGACGGCGCCTATCAGATGGCGCTGTTCGATGACCGGTATCCGCAACATCCCGCGGCGATTGTGCCCGAGACCTCCAACCGTGATCTGCGGACGCTGAACGGCGCGCGCTACCTGATCATTTATCACGACAGTTTCGCCAATGACCCGGCGGCTTCCCCCTGGCTGCAGCGGCTGGACAGTCTGCGCCGCGTGACCTTCGACGGCTCGGTGGATACGATTCGAGTCTCACAGATTTATGAGCAGTTCAATGACGGCATCGTCAACCCGGAAGCGATCCGCAATTTCCTGAAGTACGCCTATGAACACTGGGCGGTGCGTCCCACGCATTGCTGCCTCGTGGGAGACGGCGTGATGGAAAACAAGTACAGCGGCGCGCGGCAGGGCGATCTGATTTCCAGCCTCTATACTTTGACTACCCAGTACGGAGCCACCGCGGCGGATATGCTGTTCGGCTGCGTCTCCGGTCCTCCGTGGGACATTTTGCCGGACATCGCCGTCGGCCGCATTTCCTGCCGCTCGGCCACGGAACTCGAATCGTATGTCCGAAAGCTGATCGCCTACGAAGATCCGTCCCGCACGGCCTACAACTCGCTGTATCACTGCACCATGCTGGCGGTGGCCGACAAGAAAGACGCGCAGTTCGATTTCCCCGGCGGCTACTCGGAACCGACCATTCAGACGATGCCGGACGAGATCAACGTGTCGCGCGTCTACCTCGACAGTCTGCCCTCCGGACAGGGTCCCAACGTGCTGCGCGACGGCTTCCGCAACGGCGCGGTGCTGATCAACTATAACGGGCACGGTGGTGGTGGTGTGTGGAGCGGCACCAACTTGATGGATGTGGCCGGCGTACGCCAGCTCAACAACCGCCGCGCCTATCCGTTTATTACGAATTTTACCTGTTACGTGGGCGCGTTCGATGCCATCAATCAGGCCGACGTGCTCGGGGAGGCTTTCGAATTCGCCCAGAACAACCGGCTGGATCCGGTGGGCGGCATCGGAGTTTACAGTTCCACGGGCGTCGGTTGGGCAAATGCCGGACGCACCATGCAGCAGTATCTGTATGACTTCTGCGCCACCGTCCCGGGGCTGACACTCGGCGAAATCGTACAGATAAACAAGACGCGGTTCTGGGGACGGCGAGTTTACAATTGGGCGATGGGCGACTATCTCGCCATCGGCGATTCCGAGTATTCGATGATGATGATGATGACGCTGCTGGGCGATCCCGGAGTCAAACTCGCGCTGCCGCAGCAGACGTGGCATGATGTGCATGCCAACACCGGCCTCGTGCATCTGGGAGATACGTTGCGGGTCAGCGGCACGTTGCCGTGGGACCCTGCCGGGCAACCCACCGACGTCTATCTGCTACCCTACAATGGCGCCGGATTGTCCTATTATCTGCAGCATTACCGTCTGCCCAATGGAGAAGACACGGCGATTGTGATTCCGGTCCAGACCTCCCATGTACCCGCCCTCAATCTTGACCTCGCCTTTCCCCAGCAGGTGACAACGCGCGAGTTTTCCAACCTGCCTGTACCGATTTCCGCGGGATTGCACACCTTGCAGGGCCATGTGGTGGTGTACGCGGTCAATCAGGGAAGCGCCGGAGTTCAGCCGCAGGACGCCATCGGCACGCTGCCGCTCTTTCTGGCCGACAGCCTGACCGGTTTGCAGGTCTTTTCGATTCAGTTGCTGCCTCTGCGCAATGTGCAATTGGGGAACATCGAAGGTTTCATCCCCAATGATTCCACATTTCAGGTGCAGGTCAATCTCATGAACCCGGGAGGGATTGCCCGGGTCAAGGCGCGCGGTGTTTTCCGTCCGGCGCAGGGCCCGGTGACATTGGATACTCTGGACCTTGTCGAACAGGAGCCGGGATTGTGGCGCACACCGGACCTTGGACCCTATTCGGTTTACGGCGGCTCGTACCGCATGCAGTTCTTTGTGCAGCCAGCGACCGGGGGCGAATTTGTGTCCACCGATGATTACAATTTGACGCTGGAAGCCCGCAACGATTATCTGCTCAACAGCAGCGCGGGTGTGGCGCCCAAGCCCGTCGCGGGAAAGGAGCCGGCCTATTACGTTCCGCTGGGATCGACCAACAGCGCGTTCACGCGCAACGTCGATGACCTTCCGGTGCGAATGACCGCGGTGCATGACTGCACTTACACCGACGCGACTCACCACACCGTTCACGTGGTGCTCGATTCGATTGCGACGACCATCCATATCAACAATATTTCGGCGCATGCGGCCTTGTTCGACACGCTGATTCCGACCTATTTCTGGCCACAGTTTTACCGGATTACCCTCATGGTGGACCCGGATAACATCGTGCCCGAAATCAATGAGTCCAACAATACGTACACCACCACGCTGGTCATGCCGAATCTGTTTCCGGCGACCAACGCGCTGGGCACGTACATGCCGCGGACCACGCAAAGCACCGCCTTCCACTATTTCTATAAACCGGGACTTGCGGACACCATCTGGTTGAAGGTGATGCCGGGGTCGCTGCCGGTGGATTCCACGACGTTGATTTACACGGCGCCGCGCGCCTTGAGTGCCGGCGAACTGGCGCAACTGTCTTACTCCGGTCTGAGCCAGACCGGCTCCGGGTTGCCGGATACCCTGCGTGATTCCGTGTATGTATTCCGCGTGACGCTGGCCGATTCCAGCGATGCACTGGTCCCCGGAGGCGTGGCGAACGTCTCATTGAACTTCTCTTTTGTGCGCGACTCACTGGAACTGTCCGAACTGGCGTTGTTTGAAAGGCGGGATGTCGCCACCGCCTGGCGCAAGCTCGACAATCTCTTTTTAGAAGGCGTTCACCGCGACACGACCTTCTCACGCGGTGTGCGAATTATCAGCTTTGCGGGCAAAGTGTCCGGCACGGCATCAGACCTCGGGAATTTCGCCTTGTTCCGGTATCATGACGAACAGGGGCCGCAGATTCAGATTTCGGTCGACGGCATGCACTTTACACCGCATTCGATCCTGCCGCGCCATCCGCAGATCTTTGCTAATCTGACCGACCCTTCCGGCATCGACCGCAGCGCGGGCAAGTTCGGCATTATCCTTGACGGCGACACGCTGCCCGATGGCCAGATTGTCTGGTCAGACAGCCTCGTGTCGAATGCGGCCATGAGCGCGCTGATCCGTCCCAATCTCGACCCCGGCCATCATGTACTGCGGGTGTTCGCCACCGATAATACGGGCATGGCGGACAGCACGTCGGTGGAGTTCGAGGTCAGCGGCGCGTTCGGCATCGAGTGGGCGATCAACTATCCGAATCCCTTCCCCAAGACCACCACCATCGCCTACCTGCTCACGGATGTGGCCGACAATTTCGTGGAATGCAAGATCTTTACGGTGTCGGGCCGCTACATCCGCACGGTGCGGGAAGTAGAACGCGCCGTGGCCAATTACCGGGAGATTACCTGGGATGGCCGTGATGATCGCGGCAATGAGGTTGCCAACGGTGTCTACTTTGCGCGGTTAAGGGCCAAACAGGGCAAGACCGAAGTGGAGAAGATGGTTAAGCTGGCAAAGGTGCGCTGA
- a CDS encoding DUF2231 domain-containing protein: MSLPHIHLMLNHVPMIGVIFGILILLFAKLRDNRDNMIVGLWMLVLAAVFTVPVYLTGDYAASDIREHPTFVKGMVEEHEDAAVWAFILVGALGVAALFGLTFAHRQKKPPKWLPVTVMILSLLTAATFIRTAQLGGLISHPELRSGFVAPPFLDEDD; encoded by the coding sequence ATGTCTCTCCCCCACATTCACTTGATGCTCAATCACGTTCCGATGATCGGCGTGATTTTTGGAATTCTGATTCTGTTGTTTGCGAAGCTGCGCGACAACCGGGACAATATGATCGTGGGATTATGGATGCTGGTCCTCGCGGCGGTGTTCACTGTTCCGGTGTACCTGACCGGTGACTATGCGGCGAGCGATATCCGCGAGCACCCCACATTCGTGAAAGGGATGGTCGAGGAGCACGAAGACGCGGCGGTGTGGGCGTTCATCCTGGTCGGCGCGCTCGGCGTGGCCGCACTGTTCGGGTTGACCTTTGCCCACCGGCAGAAGAAGCCGCCGAAATGGCTGCCGGTTACGGTGATGATTCTGTCGCTTCTGACCGCCGCCACCTTTATCCGCACGGCCCAGCTCGGCGGCCTCATTAGCCATCCCGAATTGCGCTCCGGATTTGTTGCGCCGCCGTTTCTCGATGAAGACGATTGA
- a CDS encoding transposase produces the protein MDRVPADRLEANRLFFVTVSTAHRKPVFTNSAVALAVVETMAFYAQRGQAPLIAYVVMPDHLHVLVYPRSPLTISRWVGQVKSYSTHRIGIGTFWQEGCWSEIVLHDRFLQQKLVYVHDNPVRVGLAESPHTYPWSSAAEYYNESFRIVTPYWKIALDGSADTHDGTSGAAGSSPPL, from the coding sequence ATGGACCGTGTGCCTGCTGACCGTCTCGAGGCAAACCGGTTGTTCTTCGTTACCGTGTCCACTGCGCACCGTAAACCAGTGTTCACGAATTCGGCAGTTGCTCTTGCCGTTGTGGAAACGATGGCCTTTTATGCCCAGCGTGGCCAGGCTCCCTTGATCGCCTATGTTGTCATGCCGGATCACTTGCATGTGTTGGTCTATCCGAGATCACCGCTGACGATTTCGCGGTGGGTGGGACAGGTCAAGAGTTATTCGACGCACCGAATCGGCATCGGGACCTTCTGGCAGGAAGGGTGCTGGTCTGAGATCGTGCTGCACGATCGGTTTCTTCAACAAAAACTTGTGTATGTTCACGATAACCCGGTCAGGGTCGGTCTTGCCGAGAGTCCGCACACGTATCCTTGGTCGAGCGCGGCGGAATACTACAACGAATCCTTCCGAATCGTGACCCCTTACTGGAAAATCGCCTTAGACGGTTCGGCTGACACACATGACGGCACGTCTGGTGCGGCGGGTTCCAGCCCGCCACTCTGA
- a CDS encoding MTH1187 family thiamine-binding protein has product MAIVAVSIAPSDVGGTSLSQYVAAAERVIREDGRVTYRLDPMFTTMQGELSVCFEIIEKMHEALFAMGCKRVGSVIKIDDRRDKAVQMEDKVRSVEEKLK; this is encoded by the coding sequence ATGGCCATCGTCGCCGTTTCCATCGCACCCTCCGATGTGGGAGGCACCAGCCTTTCCCAATATGTCGCCGCCGCCGAGCGCGTGATCCGCGAAGACGGGCGCGTCACCTACCGCCTCGATCCGATGTTCACCACCATGCAGGGCGAACTTAGCGTCTGCTTCGAGATTATCGAGAAGATGCACGAAGCTCTGTTCGCGATGGGTTGTAAACGCGTGGGCAGCGTCATCAAGATCGACGACCGCCGCGATAAGGCCGTCCAGATGGAGGACAAGGTGCGCTCCGTAGAAGAGAAGTTGAAATGA
- a CDS encoding DinB family protein: MNSLFDDTVRAQIRERLEKLTPQHKAQWGKFVPATMLTHLIDTFEVAFAERPVTVKKGFLNSALGRWMVIDSPMPWPKGSPTAPEYLESKPGEFVRDKQRVLAYVDRFAKGRGQQWGRSPGFGDLTPEQWSRLNFRHLNHHLIQFGL; encoded by the coding sequence ATGAATTCCCTTTTTGACGATACCGTCCGCGCTCAGATTCGCGAGCGCCTCGAAAAACTGACACCGCAGCACAAGGCGCAGTGGGGCAAGTTCGTGCCCGCGACGATGCTGACGCACCTGATTGATACCTTTGAAGTGGCCTTTGCCGAGCGGCCCGTCACCGTCAAAAAGGGTTTTCTGAATTCGGCGCTGGGCCGATGGATGGTGATTGACTCTCCTATGCCGTGGCCCAAGGGGTCGCCCACCGCGCCGGAATATCTGGAAAGCAAGCCGGGAGAGTTCGTACGCGACAAGCAACGGGTGCTGGCGTACGTGGACCGCTTTGCCAAAGGGCGTGGCCAGCAATGGGGCCGGAGTCCCGGCTTCGGCGATCTGACGCCTGAGCAGTGGTCGCGGCTGAACTTCCGGCACTTGAATCACCATCTCATCCAATTCGGTCTCTGA
- a CDS encoding ATP-grasp domain-containing protein, translating into MRLYEHEGKVFFAKSKIPVSAGKVVTTADDAAKAAVELGFPVVIKAQVLIGGRGKAGGVKIAKDEAEARTLAAQILALTIKGYPVERLLIEPALKIEREMYLGVTIDRANYKIVLIGCADGGVEIEETARTAPEKIVKIPFEIDDPIYTYHGIEMAKALGLSGNDLKEVGAITVRLFNLFKKLDGKVVEINPLVRTAEGKWIAADARVALDDDAMFRHPELAEMGIVARHEIGELTPREKQAQEWGIPYVDLEGDIGMFPGGAGFGIVGNDFIHHFGGKPANFMDSGGGPAPERIAKMLVLLDENPKVKAIFGARFGGISRCDDFAKGVVQFLREHGLSKPMVVRMTGNKWEEGLKIFAEARNSSPQLFSQLEFHGIETPIEEISKRAVELAKTAK; encoded by the coding sequence ATGCGACTTTACGAACATGAAGGCAAAGTCTTCTTTGCCAAAAGCAAGATTCCTGTTTCGGCAGGCAAAGTAGTCACCACTGCCGATGATGCCGCCAAGGCGGCTGTCGAACTCGGCTTCCCCGTTGTGATCAAGGCTCAGGTATTGATCGGTGGGCGCGGCAAGGCCGGCGGCGTGAAAATCGCCAAAGATGAAGCCGAAGCCCGTACCCTCGCGGCGCAAATTCTGGCCCTGACCATCAAGGGCTATCCCGTTGAACGGCTGCTGATCGAGCCCGCGCTGAAGATCGAGCGCGAAATGTACCTCGGCGTGACGATTGATCGCGCCAACTACAAGATCGTGCTCATCGGCTGCGCCGACGGCGGCGTCGAGATCGAAGAAACCGCCCGCACTGCGCCCGAAAAGATCGTCAAGATTCCCTTCGAGATCGACGATCCCATCTACACCTATCACGGCATCGAAATGGCCAAGGCCCTCGGACTTTCGGGCAACGATCTGAAGGAAGTCGGTGCGATCACCGTGCGGCTCTTCAATCTGTTCAAGAAGCTCGACGGCAAGGTGGTGGAGATCAATCCGCTGGTGCGCACCGCCGAAGGCAAGTGGATTGCCGCCGACGCGCGTGTGGCCTTGGATGACGATGCTATGTTCCGCCATCCGGAACTGGCCGAGATGGGGATTGTGGCCCGCCACGAAATCGGCGAACTGACGCCACGCGAAAAGCAGGCGCAGGAGTGGGGCATCCCCTACGTGGATCTCGAAGGTGACATCGGCATGTTCCCCGGCGGCGCAGGCTTTGGCATTGTGGGCAACGATTTCATTCACCATTTCGGCGGCAAGCCGGCCAACTTCATGGACAGCGGCGGCGGCCCGGCTCCCGAGCGCATTGCCAAGATGCTGGTGCTGCTCGATGAGAACCCCAAGGTGAAGGCGATTTTCGGTGCACGCTTCGGCGGCATTTCCCGCTGCGATGATTTTGCCAAGGGCGTAGTGCAGTTCCTGCGCGAGCACGGCCTCTCCAAGCCGATGGTGGTGCGCATGACCGGCAACAAGTGGGAAGAGGGCCTGAAGATTTTCGCCGAAGCCCGCAACAGTTCTCCCCAATTATTCTCCCAGCTCGAATTCCACGGCATCGAAACCCCCATCGAAGAAATTTCGAAGAGAGCCGTGGAACTGGCGAAGACGGCAAAGTAG